The Chitinophagales bacterium genomic interval TCCAACAAGCCGTCAATTCCGGCTGCATACTCAGCAATTGTGCGATCGTAAACGTTAGATTCCTTAGAGATGTAGCTGGCAAATTTACGTGCCTCAAACAAGTCTTCCCAACTTAAAGTTACCGCATCGTTTTTAGGATTAAATACTTCGTACTTAGCCAAAACGGGGCGAAGATCCGGATAATATACCCAATACATTGGTTGATCCCCCAATACGGTTTGTGTATTTTGATCAATCTTCTCAGACACCGGACAAATACCGATGATACGAACCATCATAGTTGATGTTTCCTCATCAAACACCCAATCTTCTTTTAAGCGAAACTTTACCACATGCATAGGATTAAACTCAGTAGTAGATACTACTTGCTTTTCCTCTAATGTAATTGGATCCACCACCATTGAAGTATCTGTACTTGCACCAATTTTTGAAACATCGCCAACAGGCATTACCAATTTAAACTGGTCTGCATTATCAACTGCCGGATCGTACACGGTAATTTCTCCATTTTTTGCAGCTGTATGAATAATATCAATCAGCGGCATCTGCGGATAACGAAACGGAAGATTCATTTTCTCGCGAGTATCAATTGTTCTCCATATACGCTTACTCCAAAACACATCGGCTTCACGGATGTAATCGTAAGGAATAATTTCGCGCTCCTTATTCAGCACTTTTTGGTAAGCACCATCTAAGGGTTCTTGCGCAAAAGCAGTTGTGATGCCCATTGCTGCAACTGCTATAAACATTTTTGCCACTGTTTTCATAACAAACTACAAATTATGAGATTAGATAATTTTAAATGCCAATTGAGGAATTTTACGTTGAGCACCATCTGGTCCAACTACTTTAATATCATCAAAGATAACGATTTGTTTAGCTTTTAAGCCTTGCAAAATACCTTTGATTTTAGCACTGAACAATGGACCACTTACTTTCTCTTCAAAGTAATCCGGTCCTTTTTGGTAACCCATTGTAAAGCTAACCACGTTAAAGCGGGCTTCAAAATCGAAATTCTCCAACAACGCAACTAAGCCGGATTGAACTTTCAAGTGTCCTGCGGCAGTTGGTCCACCACGCAAAGTACCACCCACTGTTGGTACTGGATCTGGAATTCTTTTTATACGGAATTCTTCTGCACCCATTTGCTGTACTTTTCCATCAATTTTAGCAGAAACATTGATAGTTGTTTTTCCAGGAGCTTTCACGCGAGCTGTATAAGTACCATCTGCATTTTTGGTAAGTGCGCCATCGCCTTGGAATGAAGCACTAATATCGTTTGAGCTTACGCCCGGAACAGATATTTTCATTGGATTATCTACTCCAATGTAAAGTACATTCATTTTGGTTGGAGCAATTACCACGGCACGAGCACCCACTTGGTAAGCTGCCTCAAATGGATAGAAAGTGTAGCCACCTTTAGGGTTTTTAAGCCTTACAGCACCAGAGTATTTTTTCTCACCTACACCACGCCCAACTGTTTCATACTGACCTTTTCCTGCAGCCATTTTATCTAGCTTTTGGAACCCGGCAGGCAATTTATCGTCTTCTACTTCTTTTTCTTTCCATCCACCGGTGTCTTTGTCTTTTTCAAATCCACTTAAACCCCCAATGAAAACTTCAGGATTTTGAGTTGAAGAAGATGCAGCTACGAAAATTTCTGATTTATATGGTTGTCCTTCCAACACATATCCTGAAGGTGCAATTACTGCAGCCGCCAGTTTATCGAATTTAAAATCTAATGCACCAATCTTTTTAATTAAGAATTCAATTGCTGCACCCTCCGAAGCAGTAACGTCATTCTGAAACTTGGTAAGAATGGTAACTGCGGCAGTAACCGGAACGTGATTAAATGTTTTAAACTCCCATGCGTTTACACCAAGTTCATTGGCAGCCTTTTTGCCTTTGCTTTCGGTTGTAAGTGGAATTTGCAAATCGGGTGAACTCAATTTTAATAACTCTGCTCTTGCATTGTCTATCTTAGCTTTTAGTTCTTTACCTTTTTTGCCATTTTCTTCTACAAACATTCTGGTTGCATGATCGATATTGTCGCGTTGTTCAATTTCACCAGTTTCCGGAACTATTCCACCTGCAGCCTTAATCAATTCCTGCTTTCTGTCTTCAATGAATTTATTTAAGTCGTCAGCAGTTTTTTTTACCTGCTGAGCTTTGTCGTACCATTCCTTTGCTTTAACCGGGTCTTCTTCTAATTTTTTCTGAAACCCCTCGTAGATATCATCGTTCTTACTTTTTAAAGAAGAATTAGAATTTAAAAGACCATCGTTTACCAAACGGAATGCGTTTAATACCTCTGTTGAAACGTTTAAGGCAAGAAGGGCAGTTAACACGAGATACATCATGTTAATCATCTTCTGCCTAGGCGTTAGTTTTCCACCAGCCATTTTTTTGGTTTAGTTTTTAGTTTTTTATTAAAAATTATTCTCTGCTATTCACAACTTAATTTCTACACAATTATTGCGCTTTCATTGCAGAAAGCATATTGCCGTAAACTGCATTTAATGAAACTAAGTTTTTATTCAACTTACCTAATTCATCTTTGTACTTCACCGCATCGGTAGCAGTTCCGCTTAATGCTTCAGCGGCAGAGTTTAAGTTTCCGAAGAACTTATTCATTGCTTTAAGGTGGTTATTAGAATCTTGTAATTCTAATTCGTAAATAGCA includes:
- the gldN gene encoding gliding motility protein GldN, which encodes MKTVAKMFIAVAAMGITTAFAQEPLDGAYQKVLNKEREIIPYDYIREADVFWSKRIWRTIDTREKMNLPFRYPQMPLIDIIHTAAKNGEITVYDPAVDNADQFKLVMPVGDVSKIGASTDTSMVVDPITLEEKQVVSTTEFNPMHVVKFRLKEDWVFDEETSTMMVRIIGICPVSEKIDQNTQTVLGDQPMYWVYYPDLRPVLAKYEVFNPKNDAVTLSWEDLFEARKFASYISKESNVYDRTIAEYAAGIDGLLESDKIKNDIFVFEHDLWNY
- the gldM gene encoding gliding motility protein GldM yields the protein MAGGKLTPRQKMINMMYLVLTALLALNVSTEVLNAFRLVNDGLLNSNSSLKSKNDDIYEGFQKKLEEDPVKAKEWYDKAQQVKKTADDLNKFIEDRKQELIKAAGGIVPETGEIEQRDNIDHATRMFVEENGKKGKELKAKIDNARAELLKLSSPDLQIPLTTESKGKKAANELGVNAWEFKTFNHVPVTAAVTILTKFQNDVTASEGAAIEFLIKKIGALDFKFDKLAAAVIAPSGYVLEGQPYKSEIFVAASSSTQNPEVFIGGLSGFEKDKDTGGWKEKEVEDDKLPAGFQKLDKMAAGKGQYETVGRGVGEKKYSGAVRLKNPKGGYTFYPFEAAYQVGARAVVIAPTKMNVLYIGVDNPMKISVPGVSSNDISASFQGDGALTKNADGTYTARVKAPGKTTINVSAKIDGKVQQMGAEEFRIKRIPDPVPTVGGTLRGGPTAAGHLKVQSGLVALLENFDFEARFNVVSFTMGYQKGPDYFEEKVSGPLFSAKIKGILQGLKAKQIVIFDDIKVVGPDGAQRKIPQLAFKII